The Polyangium aurulentum genomic interval GGTGCGTCATGTCGGCCCAGGTATCGAATGGTTCGACAAACCCGGAAATGTTGACGGGCGCGCTCTCCCAGCCGAGCTCGGCCATATCCGCCGTCATCCAGATCTGGAAGGCCTGCGTCGCCACGGTCTTCACATGGGTTACCATGTCCTTCCACGCCGGAGAGCGCTCGATCAGCTCGCGCGCGACGTGAGGAACGGCCCCGAGCCCGACGCCGAGCACGACCAGGTCGAAATCGTCGGTGACCTGGAGGATTTTGGTGCCTGCGCTGCGCGTCTCCCAGTGCCCCTCGAAGGCCCGGCCTTCCTGCGCGAGGCGCTCGCCGTCCACGAGCTGCCGATAATCGGGATACGAAGGCCAGCAAGGCAGCCCGTGAACGTCGACGAGGGGCTCGTACTCCTTGCCCCCGACGATCTCGGCCTGGACGTCGAAGGTGAGCCGCTCGACCCAGGGCCGCTCGCCCGGCGGCACGCGCTCGGCCGGCACGAGCGAGACGTCGCGCAGCCGATGAAAGAACTGAAAGGAGACGCCGCGGCGCTTGAGGACCTCGTAGATCGGCGCGAAAACGACGTCGCCCATGCCCGCCGTCATGCGAAAAAAGAGCGAGCCGCGGTAGGTGAAGAACATCCGCAACGCGCCCCGGAGCGCGACGCCCGCCGCGAACCTCGGCCGCGTGACGTCGCCGTCCTCGTAGGCGAACATGAGGTCGTAAATCCCGCGCATGAACGCGCTGTCCAATGCGCTCTCCGACGCGCCGTTCATCCGCAGCCAGTCGCGCCAGTCGTGCTCGTCGATCGCGTCGAAGCCCGCCGGGTGAAACGCAAGCCCGAAGCGCAGACAGCCGCGCAGAATGGAAAGCACGAGGTCGATGAGCTCCCAGACCCGACGCAGCTCGCCATCCCCGCCCACGAGGGCGCCGATCTGCCGCTCGGCCGAGACGGCCACCGCGTCCACCAGCCGGATCAACAGATCGGCCGGCGTGCTCGGGCGCGAAAGGCGCGGAAAGAGGATCTGCATCGCGCTCCGCAAAAGCTCGGCCGCCTCGAGCAGCGCCGTCATCGTCGCGAGCTGGCCGTACTTGAGAAGGCGATCGATCGCATCGACCACCGAGCCCTCGCCCGCCATCGACGGCCAGCCGCTCCTGTAACCGAAGGCCTCGCCAGACGCGCGGGGATCGCGCTTCTCCTCCGCCGCCCGCAGCAGCTCGACCACGAGCTGCGCCGCGCGCACCATGTATCCCCGCACCGTGAAGGGGTTCTTCTCGGTGAGCGGGTCGCCCGGCATGCCGTGCCCCGGGGGGAAATGGGCGACCCACGGATACCAGCGGCCCTCGGACGAGCGCTCGGTCACGCCGACGTGCGGCGCAGGCACGAAGGCGTCCTTCCAATCGGCGATGGGGCAAACGCGCGCGTCCCGACCGAGCTCGGCGTAACATTCCCGCATCAGGCGAAAGGCGTTCTCATAAAAGCCCATCCACAGGTGCAGGCCGTGCTCCTCGATTCGATTGGCCGTCCCGCGCCCCGAGGCCCCCTTGCCGCCCAGGCGAAACCCCATTTGATAGACGGTGATCTCGTACCTGCCCCCGTGCCGCGGGTGCGACAGCTCGAACGCAGCCGCCATCGCGGCGCATCCTCCGCCGACGATCGCGACTTTCACGCGCCCCGCATTTCGGTGAGACGCATTCGTCATCGCCACCGCATCACCCATGGTCGTATTCGTCGAGGAGGCGCTAGTGTAGTACATGATTCGCCCGGGCGCAGGGATGAGCTCATTGGCACGACATCGCGCCCGGGCTGCCAGGTACGCCGGACCGCAACTCCGGCTCGGGTATGCCGCCTAAGGCAGCACGCCACCCCAGGAAACGCCCATCACCGGCGCCCGCCGCACGCCGAGCGCGCTCTCGCCGATGACCCCGATCGCCGGCAGCGGCACCGACGCCGACCGACCTTTGCGTCGAGGAGGCTCGTCGACTTTCGGGCGCGAGAGGAAATACCCGACAGTCGCCCCCACGAACGTCATGCCGCCGATCATCCCCACCCACGCTCGCTGCTGGGTGGGCGTGGGATCGCCAAACAGAAGCGGGCTGCCGAGCGCCGCGCCACCGAGCCCGCCGAGCAGCGCGCCGAGGTCCACCGCCGCCATGCGCGACGCCGAGGGCTGTAGCTGCGTCGCGAGCGCCGCCGCGCCGAGCCACCCGAGCCCCGCGCCATAGCCCATGCCCGCCATGGGCAAACCTCCGATGTCGCCGCGCACGAGCGCCTCCGTCACGCCGCCGAGCACGAGCCCGATCCCGCCGCCCGAGTGCGCGAGCAGCGCGCCTCCCTCGCTCATGCCGCGCAACGTGAGCCCGAGCGTCGCGATCACCGCGCCGGTCGTCCCGCCGACGAGCCCCGCAGTCCAGCGATCACCTTCATGCGCGCTGCCGAATCGACCCGCCCAGATCAAGTGCCCCGCGAGCGAAGGCCACAGCATGCCCGCCGAGAAGAACCACGCGTCGCCGACGCTCACGTTCCACTCCTCGGCCACGAGGATGGAGCTGACGAGCCCGCACCCCGCGCCGACCGCGAGCAGCGGATAGAGCAGACGCGGATCCTCCGAGCCGCTCGCTCGCTGGATCGAGTAGCCGACGAGCCCGCCGAAGAGCGTCGTGTTGAGCGCGAGCGTGAACCGCCCCGCGCTCGGCGCAGGCGACGTGAGCGTGCCCGAAGGCATGCGCGCGCGGCCCGCGACGTCGGCCGAAGGAGCGGGCCGATCGCGCCTGTCCATCACCAGATCGCGCAGCATCACGACCGCGCGGACCGCGAGATCATCGCGCTGCACGCGCTCGACGCGCGAGCGCAGCGTGCGCGAGCGGGGCTCCGCGAGCAGGAGCCGCAGCTCCACCTCGCCCTCGCGACGGCGCAAGCTCGGCACGATGAGCACGCCGCCTGCGGCCTCTGCCTGCGCGCTGAGATCGACCTCGTCGATCGGCCCCGACGCGCGCCTGCCGAGATCGAGCGTGAGCCCGAGATCCTGCGCCGTGTCTGCGAGCAGCGCGTCGAGGCTGCCAGCGAGCACGAGCAGATCCGGATCGTCGGCAGGCCGGCCATCGTCGCCGAGCACCTGCGTCGAGCGGAGCACGGCGAGGCGCGCAGCTTCGCTCTTCGACGTGCGATCGGGCGCGGGAGCCTGCGCGGCGGCGACAGGCGCGATCGCGACCGCCGCCGCCATGATCGCGACTGCTGCCGCGCGCGCCGCGATCAGAACATCACCACGCCGCTCGCGAAGATGTCGAACGTGTCGCTGTCGGTGGCGTAGAAGCGACGACCGACGGCGTTGATGGTGGGGCGATAGTTCGGGTTCGGAATACCCGTCGCGGTGATCGTCTCACCCGACAGCTCGTTGCCGCTCTTGCACGGGCCCGCGCGCTCGATGCTGTCCTTGAACGTCGGGTTGCAGGGCTGATCGCCCGTGATGCCGTGCTTCTGATCGTGCGTGAAGCCGAAGCCGACCGTGAACTTCACGTACTCGCTCGCCTGCCACGTGACCGAGGCCTGGCCGCGGATCGACGCGTACTGCTGCACGTCGGTCAAACCCGTCACGTACGTCCGCTGCGAGTTCGGATCGATCACCGACACGGGCTGGCGGGGCACGCCCGGATCCGGCGTGGGGTCGAAGTTCGGGTTCGCCGCGTAGCGCGCCCACTGCGGCGTGCGCAGCGACTCGGCCGAGCTCGAGCCGATCGCGTCGAACAGCTCGCTGTAGTCGCGCCCCTCGGAGGTGTACTTGCCCTGCGCGCGCAGATCGAACGTCAGGCGCCCGAACTTCTCGCGGTTTTCCCAGGGGATGATCATCATGCCGAGGGTCATCGTGCCGGAGATGGGCGGCCGGTTGACGAGGGAGCCCTCGAGATCGGTGATGCCGTAGTCCGACGACTGCTGCTGGAACTCGAACAGCGCCGAGAACCCGCCGTAAGGCTCGATGTACTTGATGCGCCGCGAGACGAGCGTGTGCACCTCGAGGCCGATCGTGCCGCGCGTGACGCCAGGCTTGCGCTCGCCCGTGTCGGTGGCGTCGAAGGGGCTGTCGGACTGGCCGTTCCTGTTCATGTCGGCCGGCACCGCGCACTGGAGCTGCCCCTGGGGAGCGCCCGGGTTGCACGCGTGCATCGACTCGCCGATCGCGAAGCGCCCCTCGACGCCGAAGAGGATCGTGGCGGGGTCGTGCGCGCGAGCGTCGGTGTTGTGCTTGCCGCCGCGAGAGCGCGCCTGGTTGAAGACCGTCGAGTCGATGCCGACCGCGAGGTACTCGAGGCCGCTGCGATCGGGCGACTTGAAGGGCAGGCTGAAGAGCTGCTCGCCGGGCCCGCCCTGCAGCACGACGCGCTGCACGGCCGCGTCCTCGGTGCCGTCGAGGCCCGTCAGCTCGCGCGAGTTGTTGAGGATGATCGGCACCCGGAAGTAGAGCGCCAGGTCCTTGTAGATGCCGATGTCGACGCGCGGGATCAGGCGCGAGGTCTGCTCGCTGTACGACGCGACGTTCATCAGCGACGACGTGAACCCACCAGACGTGAGCCCCGGCGCTTCGATGTTCGTCTCGCGCCTGATCTTGGCGCTCTTCGACGAGTACTGAAAGCCGAGGCTGATGCTGATGTCGAACGGATCGCCTTCATCGAAGGCATCGATCACGTTCACCACCTCGCCGGGCTCCTGCATGACGCGCGGCTCGGTCGCGCTGCGCGGCTCGTCGGCGCGCGCGACGTTACCCGCGCAGATCAGCGCGAGCGCGGTGAGCGCAGACAGCGAGACGGGCGAAAGCGGGCCGCGCCGATCGCTCGAGGCGCTCGTCCGGTGCGCGACGTTGCCGCAGTGATCGCAGAACCTTCCGCCTTCCATGGAGACCCTTTCCGTTGCACGGACGCTAGCGG includes:
- a CDS encoding FAD-dependent oxidoreductase; the encoded protein is MKVAIVGGGCAAMAAAFELSHPRHGGRYEITVYQMGFRLGGKGASGRGTANRIEEHGLHLWMGFYENAFRLMRECYAELGRDARVCPIADWKDAFVPAPHVGVTERSSEGRWYPWVAHFPPGHGMPGDPLTEKNPFTVRGYMVRAAQLVVELLRAAEEKRDPRASGEAFGYRSGWPSMAGEGSVVDAIDRLLKYGQLATMTALLEAAELLRSAMQILFPRLSRPSTPADLLIRLVDAVAVSAERQIGALVGGDGELRRVWELIDLVLSILRGCLRFGLAFHPAGFDAIDEHDWRDWLRMNGASESALDSAFMRGIYDLMFAYEDGDVTRPRFAAGVALRGALRMFFTYRGSLFFRMTAGMGDVVFAPIYEVLKRRGVSFQFFHRLRDVSLVPAERVPPGERPWVERLTFDVQAEIVGGKEYEPLVDVHGLPCWPSYPDYRQLVDGERLAQEGRAFEGHWETRSAGTKILQVTDDFDLVVLGVGLGAVPHVARELIERSPAWKDMVTHVKTVATQAFQIWMTADMAELGWESAPVNISGFVEPFDTWADMTHLIPAEGWRGGTRSIAYFCSVLPDPRLVVWPEDREYAAARHAEVREHAVRFLNHDIGWLWPKAARVRGEFRWEVLTDEGASERGKEGEARFDTQYWKANVDPTDRYVLSLPGTTRYRISPLELTFDNLTVAGDWTASGLNSGCVESAVMSGLLAAHAIAGSPRLEDIIGYDHP